One window of Salvelinus fontinalis isolate EN_2023a chromosome 19, ASM2944872v1, whole genome shotgun sequence genomic DNA carries:
- the zic5 gene encoding zinc finger protein ZIC 5: protein MEPPLSKRNPAIRLADLAATQPLPHQNMTGFPGLGVHHPHSHHAHHHPGEMGNDPGVALTPFGPEHMAQTNALKLSPSQHIQSHHEAQTAATAAAFTSAQTTVGFPVAPHPHSGYSSSRDYILRRELSASAMHALGDQHSSASSPHHHGMFIAPTGAYRHAETGAHPLFSGLHDQAAPGAHHHHHHHALNGQMRLGLPGDIYGRPEHFVHRPEHYGPSSIHSYNSMNLNVNIASAPHGAAGAFLRYMRQPIKQELICKWIEQDESSKKPCSKTYSTMHELVNHVTVEHVGGPEQASHVCFWEECPREGKAFKAKYKLINHIRVHTGEKPFPCPFPGCGKVFARSENLKIHKRTHTGEKPFKCEFDGCDRKFANSSDRKKHSHVHTSDKPYYCKVRGCDKSYTHPSSLRKHMKVHCKSPPPPSANASYHSSTNPLGAPLSPASEPHRNRSANLSPQVTNLNEWYVCQGSGGPNHLHTPSSDVPTSDSDEEDSFRNSDPRTML from the exons ATGGAGCCCCCTTTGAGCAAGAGGAATCCGGCGATAAGATTAGCGGATTTGGCAGCGACTCAACCTCTTCCTCATCAGAATATGACAGGCTTCCCGGGGCTAGGGGTGCATCACCCTCACTCCCACCATGCCCACCACCACCCTGGGGAGATGGGCAACGACCCCGGAGTGGCACTCACTCCATTTGGACCCGAGCACATGGCACAGACAAACGCTCTCAAACTTAGCCCCTCTCAGCACATTCAGAGCCATCACGAAGCCCAGACCGCTGCAACGGCAGCAGCCTTCACTTCTGCTCAGACCACAGTAGGTTTCCCCGTGGCTCCTCACCCCCACTCAGGCTACTCTAGCAGCAGGGACTACATCCTCAGGAGAGAACTCTCAGCCTCGGCTATGCATGCACTTGGCGACCAGCATAGTTCCGcctcctcccctcatcaccaTGGCATGTTCATCGCACCAACAGGTGCTTATCGGCACGCCGAGACTGGTGCCCATCCACTTTTCTCTGGACTCCACGACCAAGCGGCCCCAGgtgcccaccaccaccaccaccaccatgcccTCAACGGGCAGATGCGTTTGGGTCTACCGGGGGACATCTACGgcaggccagagcacttcgtcCACAGGCCCGAGCACTATGGACCCTCTTCTATCCACAGCTACAACTCCATGAACCTCAATGTGAACATCGCTTCTGCTCCTCACGGAGCCGCGGGGGCGTTTTTGAGATACATGAGGCAGCCCATCAAGCAAGAGTTAATCTGCAAATGGATTGAACAGGATGAATCTTCAAAGAAGCCCTGCTCCAAAACGTACAGCACCATGCACGAGCTGGTCAACCATGTTACGGTGGAGCACGTCGGGGGACCGGAGCAAGCCAGTCACGTCTGCTTCTGGGAGGAATGTCCGCGGGAGGGGAAAGCTTTTAAGGCGAAATACAAACTGATAAACCACATCCGAGTTCACACGGGAGAGAAACCATTCCCTTGCCCTTTCCCCGGCTGCGGAAAAGTTTTCGCTCGCTCGGAAAATCTAAAAATTCACAAAAGGACGCACACAG GGGAGAAGCCTTTCAAGTGCGAGTTTGACGGCTGCGACAGGAAATTCGCCAACAGCAGCGACCGGAAGAAGCACTCACACGTCCACACGAGTGACAAGCCTTACTACTGCAAAGTCAGAGGCTGTGACAAGTCCTACACGCACCCCAGCTCGCTGCGGAAGCACATGAAAGTCCACTGCAAGTCGCCCCCGCCCCCTTCTGCCAACGCTTCGTACCATTCCTCTACGAACCCTCTTGGCGCGCCCCTTTCGCCCGCCTCCGAACCGCACAGGAACCGGTCCGCGAACCTCTCGCCTCAGGTTACCAACCTCAATGAGTGGTACGTGTGCCAGGGGAGCGGGGGACCCAACCATCTCCACACCCCCTCCAGCGATGTGCCAACTTCGGACTCGGACGAAGAGGACTCTTTCAGAAATTCAGACCCGAGGACAATGCTctaa
- the LOC129816441 gene encoding zinc finger protein ZIC 2-like, producing the protein MLLDAGHQFPGLGVGTFARHHTASEMQERDLSLAQNSFVDSAHMGAFKLNHDLSPGQSSAFTSQAPGYPAAALGAHAAHVTSYASSPFNSTRDFLFRSRGFGESSPASSQHAIFGPTTGSLHHSHTDSQGHILFPGIHDQHGSHGSPNVLNGQMRIGLPGEVFGRSDQYHQVSSPRTDPYSAAQLHNQYSSMNMNMGMHMGAHQHHPGAFFRYMRQQCIKQELICKWIDQEQLSNPKKSCNKTFSTMHELVTHVSVEHVGGPEQSNHICFWEECPRESKPFKAKYKLVNHIRVHTGEKPFPCPFPGCGKVFARSENLKIHKRTHTGEKPFQCEFEGCDRRFANSSDRKKHMHVHTSDKPYLCKMCDKSYTHPSSLRKHMKVHEAAPPPASDSSPAASSGYESSTPPGLVSPTTETQSNNNLSPAVHNNHNGHSSLSSNFSEWYV; encoded by the exons ATGTTACTGGACGCAGGTCACCAGTTCCCCGGACTGGGAGTTGGCACGTTTGCCAGGCATCACACGGCGAGCGAGATGCAGGAGAGAGACTTGAGTTTAGCACAGAATAGCTTCGTCGACTCGGCACACATGGGTGCGTTTAAACTGAACCATGATCTTTCTCCGGGACAGAGCTCCGCCTTCACCTCCCAGGCGCCCGGCTACCCCGCAGCAGCATTGGGTGCACACGCCGCCCATGTCACCTCGTACGCGAGTTCCCCATTCAACTCCACCAGGGACTTTCTTTTTCGCAGCCGCGGCTTCGGAGAATCCTCTCCGGCGAGCAGTCAGCACGCTATTTTCGGCCCCACTACCGGGTCTCTCCATCACTCCCACACAGACAGTCAAGGCCACATTCTGTTCCCCGGGATTCACGACCAGCATGGGTCCCACGGATCCCCGAATGTGCTCAACGGGCAAATGCGTATTGGACTACCAGGTGAGGTTTTCGGGCGTTCCGACCAGTACCACCAGGTCTCCAGCCCAAGGACCGACCCGTACTCGGCCGCCCAGCTCCATAATCAGTACAGCAGCATGAATATGAACATGGGTATGCACATGGGAGCTCACCAGCACCACCCCGGTGCCTTTTTCCGCTACATGCGGCAGCAGTGCATCAAACAGGAGCTCATCTGTAAATGGATCGACCAGGAGCAGCTAAGCAACCCCAAGAAGAGTTGCAACAAAACTTTCAGCACAATGCACGAGCTGGTCACGCACGTCTCCGTGGAGCACGTCGGAGGACCGGAGCAGAGCAACCACATTTGCTTTTGGGAAGAGTGCCCCCGCGAGAGCAAACCGTTTAAGGCGAAATACAAACTGGTGAATCACATTCGGGTCCACACGGGAGAGAAACCCTTCCCTTGCCCCTTCCCCGGATGTGGCAAGGTCTTCGCACGTTCGGAAAACTTGAAGATTCACAAGCGCACACATACAG GAGAGAAACCATTCCAGTGTGAGTTTGAAGGCTGCGACAGGCGGTTTGCCAACAGCAGCGACCGAAAGAAGCACATGCACGTTCACACGTCAGACAAACCATATCTTTGCAAGATGTGTGACAAGTCCTACACACATCCCAGCTCTCTACGAAAACACATGAAG GTCCACGAAGCGGCCCCCCCTCCAGCGTCCGACTCCTCGCCCGCAGCCAGTTCTGGTTATGAATCGTCCACACCACCCGGCCTCGTCTCCCCCACCACCGAGACCCAAAGCAACAACAATCTGTCCCCCGCagtccacaacaaccacaatggtCACAGCAGCCTATCGTCCAATTTCAGTGAATGGTATGTTTAG